In Alteromonas mediterranea DE, a single genomic region encodes these proteins:
- the nadD gene encoding nicotinate (nicotinamide) nucleotide adenylyltransferase yields the protein MSLPPTFTTRPTVKAILGGTFNPPHKGHIEAALSAADELGVHEVHLMPCKLAPHKAVGVSETHRVRMIELCAQTNDRLIPELIELTLPSPSYTVKTLRALKENSDDTICFFIGADSLYNLDKWYEWEHLLDYCHLVVMRRDDEEFSPPCAIQAWLDTHVSDDKNVIHTEPAGRVVLTNTPLYNVSSTEIREVLASTTSADKGHVLEGSPAELWLENAVLEYINEHQLYKS from the coding sequence GTGAGTTTACCTCCCACGTTTACAACACGCCCAACAGTTAAAGCCATTTTAGGGGGAACCTTTAACCCTCCACATAAGGGGCATATTGAAGCGGCGCTTAGCGCTGCTGATGAATTAGGCGTACACGAAGTTCACCTTATGCCCTGCAAATTAGCTCCACATAAGGCAGTCGGCGTGTCAGAAACCCATCGCGTGAGAATGATTGAGCTTTGCGCACAAACCAATGACAGACTTATTCCAGAGCTAATTGAACTTACGTTGCCGTCGCCGTCTTATACAGTAAAAACACTGCGCGCATTAAAAGAAAACAGTGATGACACAATCTGTTTTTTCATTGGTGCAGATTCGCTGTATAATCTGGATAAATGGTACGAGTGGGAGCACCTACTCGATTATTGTCACTTAGTGGTTATGCGTAGAGACGATGAAGAATTCTCGCCTCCTTGCGCAATACAAGCCTGGTTAGATACTCATGTGAGCGACGACAAAAACGTGATTCACACAGAACCTGCAGGTAGAGTAGTGTTAACCAACACACCGCTTTATAATGTTTCATCTACTGAGATTCGTGAAGTACTCGCTAGTACTACTTCAGCTGATAAAGGTCACGTACTAGAGGGTTCGCCCGCTGAATTGTGGTTGGAAAATGCGGTACTTGAGTACATAAACGAACATCAGTTATATAAAAGTTAA